The genomic stretch TCACCTTTAATATGTTTTCCGCCCCGGTGGGGTATGACGGTCATCTCCGCCATACCGCCGAGACCTTAGCAAAGACCCGGGCGATCATGGGCGAGCTGCTGACAGAATATCCGCAGACCGTGCTCTTTTCCCCCTATAATATTGTCGCCCATACCCATGAGCAGGGCCTGCATGATCTCTTTTCCTGTCCTTATCCCCGGATGAACCCTTCCTCCGCCATCGGTCTTGGTCGTTCTTTCCGACAATATCGCACAGACTTGCAATGGGACCGTGATGCAGCCTGCTGTGTCCCGGATACGGACTGCGCAGACTGCCGTCATTATGCAGCGGGCAGCGCAGTGGTTACGGCCAGGATGTATCGTCATGCCACCGACCCTACGACTTTTTCGGCCTGGCTTGATTATGTGGACACCTACCTCAGTGTTTGGGTCAAGGGGTATGAGAAGGGAGCGAATCTCTGCCCAACCCTTACCAATCCGCCTTCAAATACTTAGTAAAATTTTCCATTATGAAAACTGTCAGTTCCCTGCTGGATGACCATTGGCACGAGCGGTATAAGAAAATTTCCAAGCTCAATTTCCGCAGTTCTATTTATGATGTGACCAACCGCTGCAACCTGCGTTGCAAGGGCTGCTTTTTCTTTTCTTCCGGTGAGCACGAGGCGGCAGCCGAGGAAAACGATATAAGCAAATGGCATGCCTTTGTGGAAAAGGAGATGGAGCGCGGGGTGAACCTGGCCATCCTCATTGGCGGTGAACCCACCCTCTGCCTGGACCGGATTGAGGCCTTTTATAAGCGCATGCCCACCTTCTGCGCCACCAACGGCCTGATTAAGGTACCTAGAGATCGTTTTCCGGACATGATGGTGGGACTCTCTCTCTGGGGTGATATCGAGGATGAGACAACCCTGCGCGGCAAGGATACCTTTAAGATTTCCAGTGCCAATTACGAAGGCGATCCCCATACCTATTATCTCTATACCATCACCCCGAAGCAGCTGGGAAAGACAGAGGAGATCATCCGTAAGATTAAGGATGTTGGTCTTAAAGTTCATATGCAGCTCCTTTCCAATGACGAGGGGGTGGACGGGTTTTCCTGGAAGCCGGAGGAACTAATTGCCATCCGTGATGAAATGGATGCCATGCTGGCTGCCTATCCGGAAACAGTGATTTCCTGTAAATACTACCATGAGATTATCACCACCGGCCAAATGCTGGGCCGTCCCTTTGGCTGGATGGAATGCCCGTCTGTGACCCTGACTATTGATAATCGGGCTCCCCAACCCAAGCGACTGATCAACTTCATCCGCTGGTCCTCAGACTTGCAGACCATGCATCGCTGCTGCACCTCGGAAACCAGGGATTGTTCCACCTGTAAGGACGGTGCCGCCCATATGAGCTGGGTCATGGTCAATAAACGCGCCCATATGCGGAGCACCAAGGATTTCCAAAACTGGATAGAGGTCTACGAGATGT from Candidatus Electrothrix communis encodes the following:
- a CDS encoding radical SAM protein translates to MKTVSSLLDDHWHERYKKISKLNFRSSIYDVTNRCNLRCKGCFFFSSGEHEAAAEENDISKWHAFVEKEMERGVNLAILIGGEPTLCLDRIEAFYKRMPTFCATNGLIKVPRDRFPDMMVGLSLWGDIEDETTLRGKDTFKISSANYEGDPHTYYLYTITPKQLGKTEEIIRKIKDVGLKVHMQLLSNDEGVDGFSWKPEELIAIRDEMDAMLAAYPETVISCKYYHEIITTGQMLGRPFGWMECPSVTLTIDNRAPQPKRLINFIRWSSDLQTMHRCCTSETRDCSTCKDGAAHMSWVMVNKRAHMRSTKDFQNWIEVYEMFAKLYQFIPW